From a region of the Megalops cyprinoides isolate fMegCyp1 chromosome 13, fMegCyp1.pri, whole genome shotgun sequence genome:
- the LOC118788003 gene encoding sphingomyelin phosphodiesterase 3-like → MVLYTSAFSNDFLHLLNSLSWVFIFPCYWLLDRLLASFVATTKEKRQHSQDPCSSRALCALVSAPLYLALILASLPFALLGFLLWAPLQAARRPYVYSQRRVALQHAEQGSNPGEPPARWRPQGRSFCFCSANVCLLPDSLARFNNLSDTQGRAREVGTRIRNGASRPQIKIFVDSPTNTSVSAASFSSLAQQGAGPCKTQSAERRLDSNGRLEQQEGGRVEQQEGGRVEQQREECAPQTGPHTPPDCPLHSSGHQTLPDCPLHPTGQHTLPDCPLHPTGQPSLPDCPLHTSGYHTLPDCPLHPTGPPTIPDCPLHTSGQITPLDCPLHPAGQHTHPDCPLHASEQQTVHVCPLHPSGQQTFPDCPIHSTGQHTVPDCPLHTSGQHTLLDCPIHPSGQQTLPDCPLHASGQQTVHDCPVHPSGQQNVIDCPLHSPEQHTLPDCPLHATEQHTLPDCPLHATEQHTLPDCPLHPTEEQTLPDCPLHSTGYHALPDCPVHPIGQHTLPDCPVHPSEVQISISASEPVPEATSPVYPPTGDAGSPDSYIGSCESLPRCHAGARSMSNSAPSRCARKPAGHKCHYGEDGFDHEISAFFPANLDFLCLQEVFDRRAAFKLRQQLHHYFPFMLSDVGRYAWKGCCSQFKFLNSGLLLASRYPILDAEYQCYPNGHAEDALAAKGALFVKVQVGTASQDQRIVGYITCTHLHAIEGDAPIRCKQLDLLLEWGAQFRKATSRPAGTKGQKDQIAFDVVLGDLNFDNCSSDDKLEQQHTLFSHYKDPCRLGPGEDQPWALGTLLDTSGLYDEEVTSPEGLQKVMENEEGRKEYLVYPTSKKQCSNQKGRKIPLKGNGRRIDYILYGEEQLQQDWKADVEEYSFITQLAGLTDHLAVAMRLAVSTGEEE, encoded by the exons ATGGTCCTGTACACATCTGCCTTCTCCAATGACTTCCTCCACCTGCTGAATAGCCTGTCATGGGTGTTCATCTTCCCCTGCTACTGGCTGCTGGACCGCCTCCTGGCCTCCTTCGTGGCCACCACCAAGGAGAAGCGGCAGCACTCTCAGGACCCCTGCTCCTCCCGGGCTCTGTGCGCACTGGTGTCCGCGCCGCTCTACCTCGCGCTGATCCTGGCCTCCTTGCCCTTCGCCCTGCTGGGCTTCTTGCTGTGGGCGCCGTTGCAGGCCGCGCGCCGGCCCTACGTGTACAGCCAGCGGCGCGTGGCGCTGCAGCACGCCGAGCAGGGCAGCAACCCGGGTGAGCCGCCGGCGAGGTGGCGGCCTCAGGGGCGGAGCTTCTGCTTCTGCAGCGCCAACGTCTGCCTGCTGCCGGACTCGCTGGCGCGCTTCAACAACCTGTCGGACACGCAGGGCCGCGCCCGGGAGGTGGGCACGCGCATCCGCAACGGGGCCAGCCGGCCGCAGATCAAGATCTTCGTCGACTCGCCCACCAACACCTCCGTCAGCGCCGCCTCCTTCAGCAGCCTGGCCCAACAAGGGGCAGGCCCCTGCAAGACCCAGTCCGCCGAGCGCCGGCTCGACAGCAACGGGAggctggagcagcaggagggcGGGAgggtggagcagcaggagggcgggagggtggagcagcagagagaggaatgcGCACCTCAGACAGggccacacacacctcctgaTTGCCCCCTACACAGCTCAGGACACCAAACCCTCCCTGATTGCCCCCTACACCCCACAGGGCAACACACTCTCCCTGACTGTCCCTTACACCCCACAGGGCAACCCAGCCTCCCTGATTGCCCTCTACACACCTCAGGATATCACACCCTACCTGACTGTCCCCTTCATCCTACAGGGCCACCCACCATCCCTGACTGTCCCCTACACACCTCAGGGCAAATAACCCCTCTTGACTGCCCCCTTCACCCAGCAGGGCAACACACCCACCCTGATTGCCCCCTACATGCCTCAGAGCAACAGACTGTTCACGTCTGTCCCTTACACCCGTCAGGGCAACAGACCTTCCCAGATTGCCCCATACACTCTACAGGGCAACACACTGTCCCCGACTGCCCACTACACACCTCAGGGCAACACACCCTCCTCGATTGCCCTATACACCCCTCAGGGCAACAGACCCTCCCTGATTGCCCACTGCATGCCTCAGGGCAACAGACTGTCCATGACTGTCCCGTACATCCCTCAGGGCAACAGAATGTCATTGATTGCCCCCTACACTCCCCAGAGCAACATACCCTCCCTGATTGCCCCCTACATGCCACAGAGCAACATACCCTCCCTGATTGCCCCCTACATGCCACAGAGCAACATACCCTCCCTGATTGCCCCCTACATCCCACAGAGGAACAAACCCTACCTGATTGTCCCCTACATTCCACAGGGTACCATGCCCTCCCCGACTGCCCAGTACACCCCATAGGACAGCACACCCTCCCTGACTGTCCTGTGCACCCATCCGAGGTCCAGATTAGCATCAGTGCCTCAGAGCCTGTCCCCGAGGCGACATCCCCGGTTTATCCTCCGACAGGGGACGCGGGCAGCCCGGACAGCTACATCGGGTCCTGCGAGTCCTTGCCACGCTGCCACGCAGGCGCCAGAAGCATGTCCAACAGCGCCCCCTCTCGCTGCGCCAGGAAGCCCGCCGGACACAAATGCCACTACGGCGAGGACGGCTTCGACCACGAGATCTCCGCCTTTTTCCCCGCCAACCTGGACTTCCTGTGCTTGCAGGAGGTCTTTGACAGGCGGGCAGCGTTCAAGCTgaggcagcagctgcaccaCTACTTCCCCTTTATGCTGAGCGACGTCGGGCGCTACGCCTGGAAGGGGTGCTGCTCCCAGTTCAAGTTTCTCAACAGTGGCCTGCTGCTAGCTAGTCGCTACCCCATCCTGGATGCAGAATACCAGTGTTACCCCAACGGGCATGCCGAAGATGCCCTGGCTGCAAAGGGGGCACTCTTTGTGAAG GTACAGGTGGGAACAGCTTCCCAGGaccagaggattgtgggatacATCACCTGCACTCACCTGCATGCCATTGAAG GTGATGCACCGATCCGTTGCAAGCAGCTAGACCTGCTCCTGGAGTGGGGGGCGCAGTTCCGAAAAGCAACCTCACGCCCCGCCGGGACCAAAGGCCAGAAGGATCAGATTGCTTTCGATGTCGTTCTGGGGGACCTGAACTTTGACAACTGCTCCTCAG atGATAAGTTGGAGCAGCAACATACCCTCTTCTCTCACTATAAAGATCCATGCCGCCTGGGACCTGGGGAGGACCAGCCCTGGGCTCTAG GTACACTGCTGGACACCAGTGGACTCTACGATGAAGAGGTCACCTCACCCGAGGGTCTGCAGAA GGTGATGGAGAATGAGGAGGGAAGAAAGGAATACTTGGTGTACCCCACCAGTAAGAAGCAATGCTCCAATCAAAAGGGTCGGAAGATACCGCTTAAAGGAAATGGGAGGAGGATTGACTATATCCTGTACGGTGAGGAGCAGCTGCAACAGGACTGGAAAGCG gatgTAGAGGAGTACAGCTTCATCACACAGCTGGCAGGACTTACTGACCACCTGGCTGTTGCCATGCGGCTCGCGGTCTCCACCGGGGAGGAGGAGTAG
- the LOC118788270 gene encoding C-C motif chemokine 3-like 1, with the protein MKNMSALLILVLLCSLQLVSSGPIAPGTGSDCCLKYDNKRIPLAKVVSYYRTRSTCAKPAVVFVTEAGRRFCVDPSESWVKSHTSKVDSRSATTTSMPTTA; encoded by the exons ATGAAGAACATGAGCGCTCTGCTGATCCTGGTGCTGCTCTGCTCCCTGCAGCTGGTCTCCAGTG GTCCTATAGCCCCTGGCACAGGATCAGACTGTTGTCTAAAGTATGACAACAAAAGGATTCCATTAGCGAAGGTGGTCTCCTACTACAGGACCAGGAGCACCTGCGCCAAACCTGCtgttgt GTTtgtgacagaggcagggaggagatTTTGTGTGGACCCCTCAGAATCCTGGGTGAAGAGTCATACCTCTAAGGTGGACAGCAGGTCAGCTACGACCACATCGATGCCAACCACAGCCTAA
- the LOC118788272 gene encoding C-C motif chemokine 3-like 1, giving the protein MKNMSALLILVLLCSLQLVSSAPLASEAGSDCCVKYYTKRIPLAKVVSYSRTRSTCAKPAVVFVTEKGRRLCVDPSASWVKSHVSQVDHRSTTSKHTSKSTKA; this is encoded by the exons ATGAAGAACATGAGCGCTCTGCTGATCCTGGTGCTGCTCTGCTCCCTGCAGCTGGTCTCCAGTG CTCCTCTAGCCTCTGAAGCAGGCTCAGATTGCTGTGTCAAGTATTACACCAAAAGGATTCCATTGGCGAAGGTGGTCTCCTACTCCAGGACCAGGAGCACCTGCGCCAAACCTGCCgttgt GTTtgtgacagagaaagggaggcgTTTGTGCGTGGACCCCTCAGCATCCTGGGTGAAGAGTCACGTGTCTCAGGTGGACCACAGATCAaccacatccaaacacacatcGAAGTCAACTAAAGCCTAA
- the LOC118787652 gene encoding C-C motif chemokine 3-like 1, whose product MKNMSALLILVLLCSLQLVSSGPIAPGTGSDCCPKYDNKKIPLAKVVSYYRTRSTCAKPAVVFVTEAGRRFCVDPSESWVSSHASKVDSRSTTTTSMPTTA is encoded by the exons ATGAAGAACATGAGCGCTCTGCTGATCCTGGTGCTGCTCTGCTCCCTGCAGCTGGTCTCCAGTG GTCCTATAGCCCCTGGCACAGGATCAGACTGTTGTCCAAAGTATGACAACAAAAAGATTCCACTGGCGAAAGTGGTCTCCTACTACAGAACCAGGAGCACCTGCGCCAAACCTGCCgttgt GTTtgtgacagaggcagggaggagatTTTGTGTGGACCCCTCAGAATCCTGGGTGAGCAGTCATGCCTCTAAGGTGGACAGCAGGTCAACTACGACCACATCGATGCCAACCACAGCCTAA